The following are from one region of the Sorghum bicolor cultivar BTx623 chromosome 2, Sorghum_bicolor_NCBIv3, whole genome shotgun sequence genome:
- the LOC8054543 gene encoding uncharacterized protein LOC8054543 produces the protein MASSQAIESHRAGAAVVTGDAACRNKSVEMLEELGLPKGLLPMEDIQEFGYNRDTGFMWLLQRKKKVEHTFKKIKQTVSYATEVTAFVDKGKLSKITGVKTKELMLWLSVVEVYVPEALPEKVTFKTGTGLSDSFDGAAFALGE, from the coding sequence ATGGCGTCGTCCCAGGCCATCGAAAGCCACCGTGCCGGTGCAGCGGTCGTCACTGGAGATGCCGCATGCAGGAACAAATCTGTTGAGATGCTAGAGGAGCTCGGCCTCCCAAAGGGCCTGCTTCCTATGGAGGACATCCAGGAGTTTGGGTACAACCGCGACACGGGGTTCATGTGGCTGCTGCAGCGGAAGAAGAAGGTCGAGCACACCTTCAAGAAGATCAAGCAGACGGTGTCGTATGCCACCGAGGTCACGGCGTTTGTCGATAAGGGCAAGCTGAGCAAGATCACTGGTGTCAAGACCAAGGAGCTGATGCTCTGGCTTAGCGTTGTTGAGGTGTATGTCCCAGAGGCCTTGCCAGAGAAGGTCACCTTCAAGACTGGCACCGGCCTCTCCGACAGCTTCGATGGCGCTGCCTTTGCGCTTGGGGAATAA
- the LOC8084256 gene encoding uncharacterized protein LOC8084256: MASQAIESHRAGADVVTGDAACRKKSVELLEELGLPKGLLPMEDIQEFGYNRKTGFMWLVQRKKKVEHTFKKIKQTVSYAAEVTAFVEKGKLRNITGVKTKELMLWLSVVEVYVPEACLEKVTFKTGTGLSDTFDGAAFALGE, encoded by the coding sequence ATGGCGTCCCAGGCCATCGAGAGCCATCGCGCCGGTGCAGATGTTGTCACCGGGGATGCCGCATGCAGGAAGAAATCCGTGGAGCTGCTGGAGGAGCTCGGCCTCCCTAAGGGCCTGCTTCCAATGGAGGACATCCAGGAGTTCGGGTACAACCGAAAGACAGGATTCATGTGGCTGGTGCAGAGGAAGAAAAAGGTGGAGCACACATTCAAGAAGATCAAGCAGACTGTGTCATATGCCGCTGAAGTCACGGCGTTCGTCGAGAAGGGCAAGCTGAGGAACATCACCGGCGTCAAGACCAAGGAACTGATGCTCTGGCTCAGTGTTGTTGAGGTGTATGTTCCTGAGGCCTGTCTGGAGAAGGTCACCTTCAAGACTGGCACTGGCCTCTCGGACACATTCGACGGCGCTGCCTTTGCTCTCGGAGAGTAA
- the LOC8084255 gene encoding probable aldo-keto reductase 3 translates to MAAAADPASILPPRPRTMKLGSQGLEVSAQGLGCMGMSAAYGERKPEADMVALLRHAVASGVTFLDTSDAYGPHTNEVLIGKALHGTPEKKKVQVATKFGITPDIRGVRGDPAYLRAACEGSLRRLGVDCIDLYYQHRIDTTVPVEVTVGELKKLVEEGKIKYIGLSEASASTIRRAHAVHPITAVQLEWSLWTRDAEQDIIPTCRELGIGIVAYSPLGRGFFSSGAKLVTDLPNDDFRKNMPRFQPENMEKNALIFERVSQVAARKGCTPSQLALAWVHHQGSDVCPIPGTTKIANLNQNLGALSVSLTLEEMAELESYAAMDDVQGERYDGTFFNTWRDSETPPLSSWKGN, encoded by the exons ATGGCCGCAGCAGCTGATCCGGCGTCTATTCTGCCACCGCGGCCGCGCACGATGAAGCTGGGCTCGCAGGGGCTGGAGGTCTCGGCGCAGGGCCTGGGCTGCATGGGCATGTCGGCGGCGTACGGCGAGCGCAAGCCCGAGGCCGACATGGTGGCGCTGCTCCGCCACGCCGTCGCGTCCGGGGTCACCTTCCTCGACACCTCCGACGCCTACGGCCCTCACACCAACGAGGTCCTCATCGGCAAGGCACTCCATGGCacgccggagaagaagaaggTGCAGGTGGCCACCAAGTTCGGCATCACGCCTGACATCAGGGGAGTCAGAGGCGACCCGGCATATCTTCGGGCGGCGTGCGAGGGTAGCCTCCGGCGGCTCGGCGTCGACTGCATCGACCTCTACTACCAGCACCGCATCGACACGACGGTGCCCGTCGAGGTCACCGTTGGTGAGCTGAAGAAGCTGGTTGAGGAAGGCAAGATCAAGTACATCGGGCTGTCCGAAGCGTCGGCGTCCACGATCAGAAGAGCCCACGCAGTCCATCCGATCACCGCCGTCCAACTAGAGTGGTCTCTCTGGACAAGAGATGCTGAACAAGATATAATCCCAACTTGCAG AGAACTTGGAATTGGGATTGTAGCATACAGTCCGCTGGGCAGAGGATTCTTCTCCAGCGGAGCTAAACTTGTCACTGACCTGCCAAATGACGATTTCCGCAAG AATATGCCAAGGTTTCAGCCTGAGAACATGGAGAAGAACGCGCTGATATTTGAGCGCGTGAGCCAGGTGGCTGCAAGAAAAGGATGCACACCATCGCAGCTCGCGCTGGCTTGGGTTCACCACCAGGGGAGCGACGTCTGCCCCATACCAGGAACCACAAAGATCGCCAACCTGAACCAGAACCTGGGAGCACTGTCAGTGAGTCTCACGTTGGAGGAGATGGCCGAGCTCGAGTCCTATGCCGCCATGGATGATGTCCAAGGTGAACGCTACGATGGCACCTTCTTTAACACCTGGAGAGATTCAGAGACGCCTCCACTGTCGTCTTGGAAAGGCAACTAG
- the LOC8054545 gene encoding uncharacterized protein LOC8054545, protein MEKLPPGFLSLGSESAEFSFPDLLGTHRTPPQLPDEIIEEILLCIPPDDHDEHLLYVALVCKRWACLLASRGFRRRYRERHRTPLLLGFLGNLIDTGGYARFIPTRAFRPVHPDRHDYRAHDARHGRVLLNRIARCGDVFQGVEAALIVWDPITDDQWPLPPLQRDQPVHNWTAAVLCATAGVGTCDHLDCLPGDFHVVFVGIDDKEMFASVYSSDSATWSEATSANLPHDQLNEAVLPALAGNALYLVFRMGMTMLKYDLATKVMSVLPIPISWYLRRVVPMAMDDGGLGLAEVDMQSNLILWSMEVSADGDVENWVVSRQIDLRTLLPAHALAFCVVAVADAVGVIFVYTDDGVYTFNLNSGQVTKVFSYGFYDVIPFVSFYTPVLRAALDR, encoded by the exons ATGGAGAAACTGCCCCCTGGTTTCCTCTCTCTCGGAAGCGAAAGCGCGGAATTCAGCTTCCCCGACCTACTAGGGACTCACCGCACGCCGCCGCAGCTGCCGGACGAGATCATCGAAGAGATCCTCCTCTGCATCCCTCCTGATGACCACGACGAGCATCTCCTCTATGTCGCTCTCGTCTGCAAGCGTTGGGCCTGCCTCCTTGCTAGCCGTGGCTTCCGTCGCCGATACCGCGAGCGCCACCGGACGCCGCTGCTGCTGGGGTTCCTCGGCAACCTCATCGACACCGGCGGGTATGCACGCTTCATCCCCACGCGTGCGTTCCGGCCAGTCCACCCCGACCGCCATGACTATCGCGCACATGATGCCCGCCATGGCCGGGTCCTCCTCAACAGAATCGCTCGGTGCGGCGACGTGTTCCAGGGAGTGGAGGCCGCTCTCATCGTCTGGGACCCTATCACCGATGATCAGTGGCCCCTGCCGCCTCTGCAACGGGACCAGCCGGTGCACAACTGGACCGCCGCGGTGCTTTGCGCCACCGCCGGCGTGGGCACCTGCGACCACCTAGATTGCCTCCCGGGGGACTTCCATGTCGTCTTCGTTGGCATCGATGACAAGGAGATGTTTGCCAGTGTCTACTCGTCAGATTCCGCCACATGGAGTGAAGCGACCTCTGCGAACCTTCCTCATGATCAGCTCAATGAGGCGGTGCTCCCTGCTCTAGCAGGGAATGCACTCTACTTGGTCTTTCGGATGGGAATGACAATGCTCAAGTACGATCTGGCCACGAAGGTGATGTCTGTGCTGCCCATACCGATCAGTTGGTATCTTCGCCGCGTTGTGCCCATGGCGATGGACGATGGCGGCTTAGGACTCGCAGAAGTGGATATGCAGTCTAATCTCATACTCTGGTCAATGGAGGTTAGTGCTGATGGAGATGTTGAAAATTGGGTAGTGAGTAGACAGATTGACCTCAGGACGCTGCTCCCTGCTCATGCCCTTGCATTCTGTGTGGTTGCCGTTGCGGATGCGGTCGGTGTCATCTTCGTGTATACGGATGATGGGGTCTACACTTTTAATCTGAACTCTGGGCAGGTCACCAAGGTTTTTAGCTATGGTTTCTATGACGTTATCCCCTTCGTGAGCTTCTATACTCCAG TATTACGAGCGGCCTTAGACAGGTGA
- the LOC110432316 gene encoding uncharacterized protein LOC110432316, with translation MASQALECHHAGAEVFTGDATCRKMSVKLLEELGLPMGLLPLEDIQEFGYNRDSGFLRLVQAKNIEHTFKKIMQKVSYDAEVTAFVDNGKLRNITGIKTNAMMLWISINEVYVPEASPEKVTFKSSNGLSRTFNASLCSWGMRDHQMRQKIMGTSNSQPV, from the coding sequence ATGGCGTCCCAGGCCCTTGAGTGCCACCATGCGGGTGCAGAGGTCTTCACCGGAGACGCGACATGCAGGAAGATGTCTGTGAAGCTGCTGGAGGAGCTCGGCCTCCCCATGGGCCTCCTTCCACTGGAGGACATCCAGGAGTTCGGGTACAACCGTGACTCGGGCTTCCTTCGCCTGGTGCAGGCAAAGAATATTGAGCACACCTTCAAGAAAATCATGCAGAAGGTGTCGTACGACGCCGAGGTCACGGCATTCGTCGATAATGGCAAGCTGAGGAATATCACTGGCATCAAGACCAACGCAATGATGCTCTGGATTAGCATCAATGAGGTTTACGTCCCAGAGGCCTCACCAGAGAAGGTCACCTTCAAGTCCAGCAACGGCCTCTCCAGGACCTTCAATGCCAGCCTTTGCTCTTGGGGAATGAGGGATCACCAAATGAGACAGAAAATTATGGGCACGTCAAATTCTCAGCCGGTTTAA